The following proteins come from a genomic window of Malus domestica chromosome 02, GDT2T_hap1:
- the LOC103426741 gene encoding uncharacterized protein encodes MSSCSSMASLLIPPPTLRLQLKEDGIRVSTVLTNLSSKIDRTCLRSCRRQGRCFVTKAQVTVEEIVLEKQSVGDQDQKDFGVVGVHHVGLLCENLERSLSFYQNLLGLEINEARPHDKLPFRGAWLWVGSEMIHLMELPNPDPLTGRPAHGGRDRHTCIAIRDVSKLKAILDDAGITYTPSKSGRPAIFTRDPDANALEFTQV; translated from the exons ATGAGCAGCTGCTCTTCCATGGCTTCCCTTCTCATCCCACCACCCACTCTTCGTCTCCAACTCAAG GAGGATGGGATCAGAGTCAGCACTGTGCTTACGAACTTATCATCTAAAATTGACCGGACCTGTCTGAGAAGTTGCAGACGTCAGGGACGGTGTTTTGTGACGAAAGCTCAGGTCACCGTTGAAGAAATTGTACTGGAGAAGCAATCAGTTGGTGATCAGGACCAAAAAG ATTTTGGAGTTGTTGGTGTCCACCATGTCGGATTGTTGTGTGAAAACCTCGAAAGATCTCTCAGCTTTTACCAAAACCTTTTAG GTCTTGAAATAAATGAGGCCAGGCCACATGACAAGCTCCCCTTCAGAGGTGCCTGGTTATGGGTTGGTTCAGAGATGATTCATCTCATGGAACTTCCAAATCCCGACCCTTTAACCGGAAGACCAGCCCATGGAGGTCGTGACCGCCATACTTGTATTGCAATCCGGGATGTGTCTAAgctcaaagcaatcctcgacgaCGCTG GTATTACCTACACGCCTAGCAAGTCCGGGAGGCCTGCGATTTTTACACGAGACCCGGACGCAAATGCTCTGGAGTTTACTCAAGTTTGA
- the LOC103426674 gene encoding U-box domain-containing protein 34, translated as MSSVAVAVNSGGSPGSRRAVNWAAENLLPTADRFVLVHVIPKINSIPTPSGDHIPITELDANLVATYVKDQKQKFEEVFIPFKKKCKNNKKVETLVLEDDEPANGILRFISESGIDCLVLGSYSSNYVTRKLKGQGVSPIVLRGAPDTCEVYSISKHRVITKSDIPSSACETRSAGQMSTLKNRKGSSSDINKQISGVHSSYVETRSHEAYGASSMSDLSYLSSEAFTRMRISSNVSVDQERNHQNLGDNLDISSFKDRSSSGSSITELSHVQMQVEQLRLELQNTIAMYKQACEELVHAQSKVQLLSSECLDETRRVNAALESEEILRKIAAEEKAKHLEALKEIEEAKVLLAKEAYERQMAELTAMKESSEKNKLVDALFSSDRRYRRYSRNEIEVATSFFSEANVIGEGGYGKVYKCSLDRTPVAVKVLRPDAVDKKEEFLKEVEILSQLHHPNIVLLLGACPEIGCLVYEYLENGSLEDYVYCQNGKPPLPWTIRFRIVFEVACGLAFLHNSKLDPIVHRDLKPGNILLDRNYMSKIGDVGLAKLISNVVPDNITEYRESILAGTFFYMDPEYQRTGTVRPKSDLYAFGVIILQVLTGCYPNRLIFVTENAIANGSFAETLDKSVADWPLAEAEELARVALWCSQLRCRDRPDLETEVLPVLKRLANLADSSLKFDRNHINAPNHFFCPILQEIMEDPHVAADGFTYEYRAIKAWIKKHKVSPLTRLRLKNFELTPNHTLRSAIQEWRSGLT; from the exons ATGTCGTCCGTGGCGGTGGCGGTTAACAGCGGCGGGAGCCCGGGTAGTCGACGTGCCGTGAATTGGGCTGCGGAGAATCTCTTGCCCACGGCAGATCGCTTCGTTTTAGTCCACGTCATCCCCAAAATCAACTCAATCCCAACTCCAT CAGGAGATCACATCCCGATCACAGAGCTGGATGCAAATTTGGTGGCAACGTATGTGAAGGACCAGAAACAAAAGTTTGAGGAAGTTTTTATTCCGTTTAAGAAGAAATGCAAAAATAATAAGAAG GTGGAAACATTGGTGTTAGAGGATGATGAACCTGCAAATGGGATTCTAAGGTTCATATCTGAATCGGGGATCGATTGTTTAGTGCTCGGCTCCTACTCTTCAAATTACGTTACCAG GAAACTGAAAGGACAGGGTGTATCACCAATTGTGCTGAGAGGTGCTCCCGACACTTGTGAAGTTTATTCCATTTCCAAACATAGAGTCATCACAAAATCAGATATTCCTTCTTCTGCTTGTG AGACTAGATCTGCTGGCCAGATGTCTACTCTAAAAAACCGAAAGGGAAGTTCAAGTGATATCAATAAACAGATAAGTGGGGTTCATTCTTCCTATGTAGAAACCAGATCTCATGAAGCTTATGGAGCATCTTCAATGTCAGACCTTAGTTACCTAAGTTCTGAAGCATTCACGCGTATGAGAATTTCCTCAAATGTTAGTGTAGATCAGGAAAGAAATCATCAAAACTTGGGAGATAACCTGGATATTAGTTCTTTTAAGGATCGAAGTTCCTCGGGTTCTTCAATTACTGAGCTG TCACATGTGCAGATGCAGGTAGAACAGTTGCGTCTGGAATTGCAAAATACTATTGCCATGTACAAACAAGCTTGTGAAGAGCTGGTCCATGCCCAAAGTAAG GTGCAATTACTTTCTTCCGAATGCCTTGATGAAACAAGAAGAGTGAATGCTGCccttgaaagtgaagaaattttgAGAAAAATTGCTGCGGAAGAGAAAGCAAAGCATTTGGAGGCACTGAAGGAGATTGAGGAGGCCAAGGTTCTGCTTGCTAAAGAGGCTTATGAGAGGCAAATGGCTGAGCTGACTGCCATGAAAGAGTCCtcagagaaaaataaattagttgATGCACTCTTCTCAAGTGACAGGAGGTATAGGAGATACAGTAGGAATGAAATAGAGGTAGCAACGAGTTTCTTCTCAGAGGCTAATGTGATTGGTGAAGGAGGATATGGAAAAGTTTACAAATGCAGTCTTGATCGCACCCCGGTAGCTGTTAAGGTTCTTCGACCTGATGCAGTTGATAAGAAAGAGGAGTTTCTGAAAGAG GTTGAAATTCTTAGTCAGCTACACCATCCGAACATAGTTTTGCTGCTTGGTGCTTGTCCTGAGATTGGTTGCCTGGTCTATGAATACTTGGAAAATGGAAGTTTGGAAGATTATGTCTACTGCCAAAATGGAAAACCGCCACTCCCTTGGACTATTCGGTTTCGTATAGTTTTTGAAGTAGCTTGTGGGCTTGCATTCTTACACAACTCTAAGCTGGATCCTATTGTGCATCGAGATCTAAAGCCGGGAAACATCTTATTAGACAGAAACTACATGAGCAAAATAGGGGATGTTGGGCTGGCTAAACTCATTTCAAACGTCGTGCCTGACAACATCACTGAGTACAGAGAATCAATTCTCGCTGGTACATTCTTTTATATGGATCCAGAGTATCAAAGAACTGGCACTGTCCGGCCCAAATCAGATTTGTATGCATTTGGTGTCATAATCCTTCAAGTACTGACAGGTTGCTATCCAAATCGGCTTATATTTGTTACGGAGAATGCAATTGCAAATGGGTCATTTGCTGAAACCTTGGACAAGTCGGTTGCAGATTGGCCACTTGCAGAAGCAGAGGAGTTGGCTCGAGTTGCACTATGGTGTTCACAACTTAGATGCAGGGATAGACCAGATCTTGAAACTGAAGTTTTGCCGGTTCTCAAACGACTCGCTAATCTTGCAGATTCTAGCTTGAAGTTTGATAGAAACCATATCAATGCACCAAACCACTTCTTTTGTCCAATACTTCAG GAAATCATGGAGGATCCACACGTAGCTGCAGACGGTTTTACATATGAGTATCGAGCGATCAAAGCATGGATTAAGAAACACAAAGTGTCCCCGTTGACAAGGCTTAGACTAAAGAATTTTGAGTTGACTCCAAACCACACATTGCGTTCTGCCATACAGGAATGGAGGTCAGGTTTGACTTAA